The Diceros bicornis minor isolate mBicDic1 chromosome 37, mDicBic1.mat.cur, whole genome shotgun sequence genome segment TcacttgtaatttatttatttttattattatatatcccATCTGCACTGAGTATGAACCAAAAGCACGTGCCAACGACAACAGGTCTGTTGTCTTCTGTCATCATCGTTGAAACTGAGCACACTGTTTGGACTTAGCGAGCCTTGGTCCTCTAAGCATCACTTCTGTGGTCCTCTGAGCATCACTTCCATGTTCCTCTGAGCATCACTTCCGTGGTCCTCTGAGCATCACTTCCGTGGTCCTCTGAGCATCACTTCCATGTTCCTCTGAGCATCACTTCCGTGGTCCTCTGAGCATCACTTCCCTGACACATCTCTGGGACTTGTGATAGGGATGGACTGTAGGCTCATGGGTCCTCAGCAGAGATTTGGAGCACACACAGCTCTGAGTACCCAGAGAGGACTGTGCTTTGCCAGACCTTCTTTCTGAAGTTGCCCAGCTCAGGGCCAGACAGATACTACAGAGAAGCTGCTTTTCCACTGGAGCCCTTAAAGTTCTTGTTGTTCTCATTGTTCTCTGATTAGTGTCAAAGTTTTCAGAATAGAAAACACTGTTTCTTTGAAATGTTATAGATCTGAAGCAAGACTCTGGGCTATTTTCACATTTGGATACGTTCAaaaacagcaacaagaaggaggaggcaaaaatcttcaacaggTTAAAATACCCCAGGAATATTGCCTTTCAACTACCAGCTCTCAGCTTTAAATTCTGTAGTTTTATACTGTAGTCTGCTCTTCTCCCcagaaaataaatgttgaaaagcagAGAGGTGAATATGCCATTTTCACTCATTGCCGTTGCAATCTGTTGGACACATTAGAAATTTTAGAGGTAACTTGCATACGTGGGGAGTTTACAGCCCCAGAGAGTAACTGGAGGAAATATGAATGGCTGGGACAGGTGATAAGCCCAGGGCTTATGATTCAGCCAGTGTTGTAGACCAGATCTCAGCCAGTTATCTGCTCAGCTGAGAAATCGTGCCAAGCTGACCTAAGAGTATCAACTatcatttcagacttctgccaTCCCACAACATAATAGGCTTCGTGGCTGAGAAAGTTCTGAGCACTTATCCGGAAACAACTTCCATGGAACAATCAGTAAATTATGTGCTTGAAAGATTAAAAGTATTCTCTCTACAAAACATTAGTTTAGTATCCTTATGACTTCAGACTTATTTTCAGTTGTCAGCAGTTGGTTGCTAAAAATAAGTTGCTGTCCTAAAAATACAGTGCATTTTCAAATTCATGCTATAATTCTGTCTGCTTAAATTTTGatagaaatagaaactatatAAGCTTTGTTCTTATTATTGAGAGTTAtgaaattttaaagttatttctccgtataaataaataaatactgattAGCAAATTTAGTAACCTGCCATGGAGGCCTGAGATGTGGTTTCTGCACCACATCAAAAGCTAAATATTGTTCATTGTCATCATCCTTAAAGCTCACTGAAATATGTAAGAATCCAAATGCTAAGCAGACTGATCTGCATTTGTATTTCTAAGGAAATCTATTTAAATAATACAGATTTCCAAGCCAAGACACAGGAAAGGACAGAAATGAGAGCAGTTCCTTTAGCATTTCAATGACAAATATGCGCTGAGGGGGTTGAAATACAAAAACAGCCAAGAGCCAGTAGTGCAAATGAAACTGCGTAGAATAAAGTCTTGATGAGTCCGAAGTCAACTCAGTAGAAATTCTCAGGTAATTGTATCTCCATTGAGCTTTCAGAAGAGAAGCAAAACACGAGAAAACAAGTTTATATTCCTAGGGACTGTCTTAAAACCATATACTTTCACAGTCATGTAAATGAGAGCCAGGGTTCAAAAGGATGCCCTTAGGAGTTTAACATCCAGAGGAAGACTGTACTGGATGTGCTGTCGGCACTCTTCTTAGCAAGGCAGGAAAGAAGAAGAGTGCATTGTAGATTTTTCTTAACAagatggaaattaaaaattactttctgGTTCAAGTCATTAACTAGAAATTAAACTAACCAAAATGCTAACTATGTGAGCATCTCAGATAATTAGGGTTGTGCTTGAGATAGAACAATTTTCCCCCATAATACAGGCATCAGATCCTaacaactttcttcttttttaacttatAAATATATTGATATAAGCATGAAAAGAATTAATCTGCTTGAAAGAATTTCTTCCAAAGAATGAATTTGCTTTGTAATGCTTCGTTTCTATTCCAGTGTTTCTGTGGTTATTCTGACTTGTTCGAGGGGGATGTATAGATAATTTCTAATATGCAGTAGGGGTGTCATTGCATTTGATTTATTTAGGTCACTGGCAAGATTTGTTGAGGGAAGGTTTAAATTCAGTGGCAACTGAAGCATGAAGCACTCACCGTCCCCCATCCTCCAGCAGTGTGGTCTTGCTGACCTGCTCCATCCCGCTGTGCTGCTTCTGTGGCCCTTTGTGTCCTCGTGAAGGTGTTTGTCTCGTCTGATCTTGTGTCTGTCTTGTCCAGTTCTCCCTGCAGTTTCttcctgtgtgtctgtttgtagATGAAGGGGCTGAGGATCAAGTAGGTCCTCTACACAGGTTCCCCAGCCACGAACCTGCCACCAGCGGGGAGAGGCGTAACCTCCTCGCCCCCTCCATCTCGGTGTCTGTGCCTGACGATGACCCTTCCAATTCCGATGAGGAGTACTATGAGCATCCTTTGTTCAGCTCACAGTGGACCACCTCTGGTGTGCTGCCCAGTGTCCCAGCGCCCAGTGCAGAGGCCCACTTAGGCCAGGAGAAAGGTGAACCAAGCATGGTCCCCTTTGGCTCCTCCTCCCCGGCCTGCAGCTTTGCCCACGTGCGTCATACTAAGTGTGCTTCATatgtggggtgggaggggcagagCCTGTTTTATCCATATGAAAGTGAAGTCCCTATATAGCTTATGTCCACGCAAATGCCTCGACAATTTATATACAAGAAACTTTACTTGAGGCATGCGAGAACTCCCTTTTTCTGTATCTTTACTTctgaaaaggaagcaaaaaaacgggggggagggagaggaagcaaAAGTAGTTCAATTAAAGTATGACTCCTTTCTGCTCCCTGCAAATGGATCAGTCAGGGAAGAATATATTCTCTTATCTAAGCTAAAGAAGGTGACcctgaatataatttttttctccttggatACATAATATTACTAAAACTACATATACATAGAATTAGCCTTCTTTTTGTGCTACATTAAAATGATAGCTCTTAAAGAGAAAGACTGAAGAATCTGTTTAGGGCAGAATAAATGttatggaatgaatgtatttctCCAGATTGCTTAATTATCCACAGAAACTACAGAGGCTTCTCTAGGTGACTAAATCTTGGCTCACATCAGTAGAGCTGGGCTGAAGTGAAGGAAATGATCTGAAGCCTTTGCCATTCCAACCTCACAAAGCTGGGAGCCCCCAGCGTATAATTGGCTACGGTGAGGATGAAACAACGGAGCAGTGGGCTGCAGTGTGTCTCATTCTAACCAGCTTgtttagtaaagaaaaaaaactagagCTAAAAAGTGTTTTGCTTAGGTGAAGAGATTATTTTCAATAGAGAAAAGTAGCTTGCTTAAGTGAAGAGTTTATTTTCATACGGGACTATATGTAATATAAGGGCAAGCAGTTCCAAAGCAATGAGGGGTAAGTTCAGAGCTCACCAACTACACTCACGATGATAAACGTCTTCCAGGATCCTGTGGAAAGCAGAGGGCCCCCATCACTCAGATACTCTGATAGAGGAAAGGACCCATACTGAGTGAAACTAAGTTCTTCTCTTAATGTGAACTTAATTCAGAAAAATATGTGAATTATGGAACAGGTGTAGCAGAAATAAACATGATTtatacaaaatgagaaaatggaaagcTAAAAAGTTACACAGATTTGGGAAACATGTAAATTAACTTGATTCGACTTCATCCAATAAGGTGACATTAGTAGAGCAGCTAAATTAAAATTCTCTTAGCTGTAATCAAAATCTCTAATTCTATGGCATTATAAAAATTGCCTTAATAAGAAATTAgaatcagaattttttaaatgctacttacataattaaattacaaaaatgaaaatgtgtaaATACTAAATGTGAAGAAATAGATGAAGTAGTTCTCTTCTCCCAAGGGTtttaatatttctcaaaaaagagtatttctttcctttccctctgtAGTCTTTCTCACAGGGCCGTTTAAACAGTGTGTAATTGTTTCCTAGGAATTTCATAAGAATCTTCCATTAGCAGAACTATAAAACAGCTTATGTATTTCCctttaatttcttaaatgataaaATGGGATTTATTTTACTGGCATTTGAGGTATAAATGAGAAACAAATGAACATAGTAATTCGTGTCCTTCATAagtttgtttttcacattttaattgttaacatttttccatgcGATATACATCTTTTGGGGGAATAGTTTGGCCATTTGGTTGCCTCTCAATTATCTTTCCTTGGTGGTTTTGTTCTGAATTGCAGAAATAAGACTTTACAGCTAATatgcacattttctttctttcttttttatattttatttatttatttatttatttatttatttatttatttatttatttttgtgtgaggaagatcagccctgagctaacatccatgctaatcctcctcttttttttttgctgaggaagaccggctctgagctaacatctattgccaatcctcctcctttttttcccccaaagccccagtagatagttgtatgtcatagttgcacatccttctagttgctatatgtgggacgaggccccagcatggccggagaagtggtgcgttggtgcgcgcccgggatctgaacctgggccgccagtagtggagcgcacacgcttaaccgctaagccacggggctggccccacatgtTCTTTCTTATCAGTGTCGAAGAGCTATATTACCGATATTTCAGGGGTTTAAGCAATATTATAACAGTTGTGTCCCAGAGGTAGACTTTTCTAATTAGTAAGATTAAATTTTACCTGGACCTTGTTTTTCGGAATATTTTATTTACTCcttgaaaatttttacattctccaATGTCATATAATgcaatgaaggtaaaataaattcAGTTAGGTAGTGTTTCATCTTAGAAATGCTAAAtagattatattttaaatcattttgatGGACTTCATGATAAAATAGTAAAAGTAGTTGATTGGATATTATCTTGAGGCCAGGCTTTTTTTATTCCCAAAGATTTCTTTAGCGAAGTTCGCGTGTTTTAATAAAGTAATCAGAAATTCTTATGTAGGGGCTTCATGCATTGGAGAAAACAGCACATGTCTAacaaatttaaagatttttttcagcaCATCAATGCATCTATCTTTTCACAACCATCTGTTATTTGGCAGCACCATCTCTTATTTCCAGCAAGCTTTTCACGTGTGCACAACTTACTGCCATTTTCACTAAGGGTAATAGAGCAATAAAACCCTTTCAGCTCTCAAGTCTTAAAATAAATAGCCTTTTAATGAGACTTTTAAAAGCATCATTATTAGCAGATTCTACATAATAATTTTCCAAGCAATACGTAATGTACGTTGCATTAGAATGTTAATTTGCTCATCTGAGTGGTAAAAGAGGTCCTCTGAGgtgattataatggagctgaaagtGTTCCTTGAATAATATTTCTGTGTTTCTGTGTATTGTTCTGTGGTCATGATGTCAACATCTTTTTCATCCctaagaagaagaaatgctagagGGTCCAATGCCTGAGGAAGAGAAACCTGCCACTCTTCCTGAGAAAGAGTGTGGGGCAGCCAAGGCCTCAGACCAACCCAAGGGCCTCAGTGGGGGCCAGCTGGAGTCTAGTGCGGAGGCCTCAGTAGTTCCCGAAGAGAGTGCCCCAGCAGGGGTCCCAGAGGAGAAAAGTATAAAAGAGGTCACCGAGGTGCCTCCAGAAGTAAAAATCCCTTCCTCTGCCGGGGAAGGTGTGTCTCTCATGGGATTTGCATGTATTTTGTTGCCAATGGTCTCTCCAGCAGCTTACCAATGATGCCTTTCCAATGCTATTCCATCGCTCCGTCTTCTCATGATCCCAAGACCACTGTTTTAGGCTTAATGAGCAGAGAGTGTGGCTTGTGCTGGTGCTGTGTGGCAGCTTGGTTTTCCACCACTGCAGCCGATTCCTGGTTTTACTTTGCTGTGATACAATATGCTTTGCAGCCAGGTTGTGATGCTGTGTGAGCTTTCTTTCCGCCCCCCTCATTTCAAATGTTTGCCAGTCACATTGctaatacatgtatatttttctttttctttttgggacAGCAATTCATATGCTTTTCTTTCAAATCATAGAGTTGGATTCTGGCACATAGAGCCTTAAATGGTAGAGACGTTTTTGTTTGCAACCGCAATGTGCTGTATTTTTTATGCTTCGATGAATACTGGTTTGGTTTCCTTAAAAGCTCCTGCTGGTGCTTCTCATATCATTTCCTCTCCATGACAGCCAACCCCTTTGATCATCCCCATATCTCTTGAGTTTTCATTCATCTAACCTTTATTAgaagttcataaattatttcttttctgttgttaCAACAGGACACACAAGTATATAAGGTAATGATGATCCATACACTTGCTCTTCGAGAGATGATTGAATTGTCTTATTTTCCCCCAAGTCTTTTCCAAATAATTACATTTAGCCCTAATGACCACAATGAATTACCTTTGGCCTTAAAACACAAGTGAAACTATGAAGCCTTTTGGGttggtgaataaataaaaataagaaagagtcATTTAATTTCTGTAGAGCATCTCTAAAGCCAGTAATGATCAGTGCTTCACCCGTCAGTCGTGTTTCAGGGAATGAGGTCATGAGCAAGGAGAGAAAGATATTTTGATAACtgactcttttaaaaattttgttactCATATGACATCCCAGTATTAATAGTATAATTCAGATTTTCTTACATCTATCATACAGACTAAGTAATGACTAGGAATTAAGaattttgaatatttggtagaaattGACTCTTTAATTCTTAGATCATATCATATAAAGTCaatggcaaatatttatttatgtttctgaAATTTAATCTCAGATGACTTCTAAAAATTTATGCCAGTAACCTTTCAATGCCCTAAAAATTGGTCCTGGCATTTGTTGATCAAGTTAATTGAAACTGTTAACACTTATTATAAATTAATTGGCCTTTTGCCCATGGCCTGCCAATTcactttaaaatgagaaaacaaatgaaaaagttcAATAGAAATCAACCCTTTTCCATATTGAGTCCTtaatatgtcttcttttgtaCCCTAATGTTAAGTACTTATTCAATattctttaatttataatttttatctgtaGAAGGCACATGAAATTTCTACTATAAAACATGTCACATACTATTTAGGAGAgaccaaacaaaggaaaaaagagtatTCAGAATATACTCTTATTACAATTCCTGTACCCGTTAGTTCACAGTGGGAGTTCATTTTAGCAATCGTACAAATGTGTCTCAGTCCTGAcattttcatattgatttttaAGTGGGTAGCATGTTTGCATGTTccatagtttttcattttacccTACCGTTCAtttgtcatttcaaaatataattttaagctTACTGCCTGAAAGCCCTTGcctattatttgtttaaaaatcaaCCCAATTACTTCAGGTTTACTTACAGCCTCGACGATGGAGTTCCATGATCAACAGGAATTGACTCCCTCTGCAGCTGAGCCACTGGACAAGAAGGAAGAGGAGTcacagaaacaaagcaagcctggCGAAGACCTTGAACATGCTGCCTTAGTTTCTCCACCTGAGACAACTGACACTTCTCCTGATAAAAAGGACATGCAaggcacagaagaagaaaaagcacCTCCCACTCTGTTTGGGCACCCTCTTGGTGCCAGCCTGGAAGACATGAAACAGAAGACAGAACCAAGCCTGGTGGTCCCTGGTATTGGcctccctgcacagcctccagctccAAAAGAGCAAAAGGACTGGTTCATCGAAATGCCAATGGAAGCAAAAAAGGATGAGTGGGGTTTAGCTGCTCCAATATCTCCTGGCCCCCTAACACCCATGAAGGAAAAAGATGTACTTGACGATATCCCCAAATGGGAAGGGAAACAATTTGATTCTCCCATGCCGAGTCCCTTTCAGGGGGGAAGCTTCACTCTTCCTCTAGATGTCATGAAGCATGAAATCGTTGCAGAAGCATCACCCTTTGCCCCTGCCCTATTACAGCCAGATGACAAAAAATATCTAGAAGAAACCAGTGGCTCAGCAACTGCCAAAGATAGTTCTACAGTTGAAGAGCCCCATAAGGATAAACCTGACAAAATGGCAGAAGCACCAGCCTCAGAGGCAATCACCCCACCCAAAGATGCTCACATTCCAGTTGTGGATGAATGTGTCCCAGAGAAAGTTttaggggaagaaaaagaggagataaAGCAAGACAGTGTGCCGAAAAAAGAGACTTCCATCCTCAGTGCACAGGAACCTACACTTACTGAAAAGGAACCTCAGCTAACACTTGAACAAAAAACAACCATTTCTGACAAAGAAGCCATGCCAAAAGAGAGTGAACCCCCAAaagtgacagatgaagaaacaagcaTACTTCAGCCCTCCACAGAGCAcattttctcaaaagaagaaCAGAAGAGCCAAGAACCTACCACAGACATATTAAAACAGGACTCATTCCCTGTAAGCTTGGAGCAAGCTATTACAGATTCAGCCATGACCTCTAAGACACCAGAGAAAGTCGTCACCGAACCAGCTGCACTAAGTGAAAAGAGTGATACCCAGGACCTTTTTGAGGAAAAAGTTACTGACGAAGATAAAAAGGTTGAAGGAGTTGGCGCTGCAGCATCAGCTGAGATGGAAATGCCATTTTATGAAGATAAGTCAGGAATGTCCAAGTACTTTGAAACATCTGCCTTGAAAGAAGAAGTGACAAAAAGCATCCAACCAGGCAGTGATTACTATGAACTGAGTGACGCAAGAGAAAGCGCCCCAGAGTCTTTTGATACTGTATCTCCCGTGTATAAAAATGGCGACAAGGCACTTCAGGCAGCGAAAGAATCCCAGCCCAGTGCTCCAGCACAAGAAGCAGGCTATAGCACTCTCGCACAGAGTTATCCATCTGATTTACCTGAAGAGCCCAGTTCTCCTCAAGAAAGGATGTTCACTATTGATCCGAAAGTGTATGGGGAGAAAAGGGATCTCCACAGTAAGAATAAGGATGATTTGACACTAAGCAGGAGTTTAGGACTTGGAGGTAGGTCCGCAATAGAACAAAGAAGCATGTCAATCAATTTGCCCATGTCTTGCCTGGATTCCATAGCCCTTGGATTTAACTTTGGTCGGGGGCATGATCTTTCTCCTCTGGCTTCTGATATTCTAACCAACACTAGTGGAAGTATGGATGAAGGGGATGATTACCTTCCAGCCACAACACCTGCATTGGAGAAAGCCCCTTGCTTCCCAATAGaaagcaaagaggaagaaaaacaggTAGAGGCTGAAAAAGCTACTGGAGAGGAAAGTACTCAAGTAGAGGCATCATGTGAGTCGCCTTTCCTAGCCAAAGATTATTACAAAAATGGTACTGTCATGGCCCCCGACCTGCCTGAAATGCTAGATCTGGCAGGAACAAGGTCAAGATTAGCTTCCGTGAGTGCAGATGCTGAGGTGGCCAGGAGGAAATCAGTCCCGTCAGAGACTGTGGTTGAGGAGAGTAGCACTGGCTTGCCCCCTGTCACTGATGAAAACCACGTCATTGTTAAAACGGACAGTCAGCTCGAAGACCTGGGCTACTGTGTGTTCAATAAGTACACGGTCCCACTGCCATCACCTGTTCAAGACAGTGAGAATTTATCTGGGGAGAGTGGTTCCTTTTATGAAGGCACTGATGATAAAGTGCGAAGAGATTTGGCCACAGACCTTTCATTGATTGAAGTAAAACTGGCCGCTGCCGGAAGAGTGAAAGATGAGTTCAGTGCTGAGAAAGAGGCACCACCACATATCCCTGGTGACAAATTGGGACTGGGTAGGGAATTGGATCAGGAGAGGAGAGCTAATGATAAGCTGGATACTGTACTAGAAAAAAGTGAAGAACATGCTGATTCAAAAGAACATGCCAAGGAAACAGAAGAGGCTGGTGATAAAATCGAACCATTTGGAATAGATGTAACCCACGAGCATGCTCTGGCCAAAGAACTGACAGTATCAAAAGATGCATCACCTCTTGTGGCTGAGAAAGCAGAGAAAGGTCTTAGTTCAGTGCCGGAGGTAGCTGAGGTAGAACCATCCAAAAAAGCTGAACCAGAACTGGATTTTGCTGCAAAGAAAGCTGACCAGGGTCCATTAGATGTTAAAATCAGTGACTTTGGACAGATGGCTGCAGGGCTAACCACAGATGCTGGAAAAGCAGCAGAGCTTAAGCCTGAAGCTGCACAGGACCTGACTCCCCCGTCCGCAGCCCCTCAGGAGGCAGAGGCATTCCTGGGCGTTGAGTCTGGCCACTTGAAAGAAGGCGCCAAAGTCAGTGAGACAGAAGTCAAGGAGAAGGTGAGCAAGCCTGACTTGGTGCACCAGGAAGCTGTAGACAAAGAAGAGTCCTACGAGTCCAGCGGTGAGCATGAAAGCCTCACCATGGAGTCCTGGAAAGCCGATGAGGGCAAGAAGGAAACATCCCCAGAATCCTCTCTAACTCAAGACGAGATTGCCATCAAACTGGCAGTAGAAATACCTTGTGCACCCGCTGCTTCAGAGGCTGACGTAGCTCCAGAGGAGAGAGCTGATGTCCAGATGGAATTTATCCAGCtgccaaaagaagaaagcaaagagaCCCCAGACATATCTGTTACGCCCTCTGACACGACAGAGCCACTGCCCGAAGCCGTGGCCCCTGAACCAGCGGAGGCTCAGAGCGAGGAAGAAGAGATAGAAGCCCAGGGAGAATACGATAAACTGCTCTTCCGCTCAGACACCCTTCAGATTACTGACCTGGGTGTCCCGGGTGTCCGGGAGGAATTTGTGGAGACCTGCCCAGGGGAACACAAGGGAGTGATCGAGTCCGTTGTAACCATCGAGGACGATTTCATCACTGTGGTGCAAACCACGACCGACGAAGGGGAGTCAGGTTCCCACAGCGTGCGTTTCGCAGCTCTCGAGCAGCCGGAGGTGGAAAGGAGACTGTCCCCTCGTGCCGAAGAAGAGCTCCAAGTGGAAGAGGCAGCTGAAGCCCAGGCAGAACCCAAGGACGGCTCCCCAGAGGCTCCGGCTTCCCCTGAGAGAGAAGAGGTTGCTCTCTCAGAATACAAGACAGAAACCTATGACGATTACAAAGACGAGACCACCATTGATGACTCTATCATGGATGCGGACAGCCTCTGGGTGGACACTCAAGGtgtgcattatttttttaaattttctacccCCAAATAAAATCCAATAACCtaatggaaaaattttttttcattttaaacatttttatatgtcCCCTTTCTCTTTAATTTGCGTTTTGTGAAATCGATGCGGGATTGTGTACACTTGTTACTAATATTTccgtgttgttgttgttgtcatggTTTGCTTCGATCCACAGATGATGATAGGAGCGTCATGACAGAACAGTTAGAAACTATTCCTAAAGAGGAGAAGGCTGAAAAGGAAACTCGGAGACCATCTCTtgaaaaacatagaaaagaaaagcCATTTAAAACCGGGAGAGGCAGAATTTCCACTCCTGAAAGAAAAATAGCTAAAAAGGAACCTAGCACAGTCTCCAGAGATGaagtgagaaggaaaaaaggTTCATTTCGCAAtcacttcttttaaaatgtttttgactTAATTCATTATTGCTCTTTTGTaaaagaaactgcctaacagtggTAGCTAATTATTCGTGAAATTTCGTTCGGTTTTGCTGcaagtgtttattttttcctgatggtatgctttttgtgttttcttattcATAGCGGTTTATAAGAAGGCTGAACTTGCTAAAAAAACAGAAGTTCAGGCCCACTCTCCCTCCaggaaattcattttaaaacctGCTATCAAATATACTAGACCAACTCACCTCTCCTGTGTTAAGCGGAAAACAACAGGTGACTGTTCCGTTCTGCAATGTGGCTGGCAAACAtagacatggatttttttttttttttaatctcattacCGTAGCAGctccttcattttgtttttcctccaagAATCTCAGCAGTCATGAACGATTTCACTATTAAGTGTCTTGtatcattgttcttttttttccctccctgcaGAAGAGGTCATGACCACCTGTTTCTTTCTCATGCTCAGACTTAACAGTGATTGTATCTTGGCATTGTGCTCTAATGTCACGTTCTGGGGATTCCTATTTTCATTCTGTGTGTTTGGGTAGACGATGGCGATGAATATAACCGTGGTATGCATTCtcattattttgcttatttatctCCTTCATGCTTAAACCCATACGTATTTGTCCTATTTTCTATATTGTTACTGCCAAATCTGTTACTGATGTTGATGAATTGATTGAAAACCACCAAGAATGCATAGTGATTTTGAgattgaaaatgaaaagcaaatctgGGGTAAAATTGTGGTTGAAAAATTACTTTGCTTTtggatgaaaggaaaaaaaggaaaatgaaattgtttgGTGATCTCATCAGATTTTATTCCTCATATCCAAAATTAGCAAGACTTTCAGTCTACTACGCTATATCCGTTAGCTGACGTTTATTTCCTCGTTGAGATTTTCCTAAATGTGTTGGATCCAAACTGCTGAATTCTTCTATATAATTTAGTATTCAAAATTCTAAGATAAAACTCCTTCCTTCCGAATGTCTTAGAACTTGGGTTTACTTCTGTTTCACTACCttcttatttttctgtcttcttcaaataTACTCGCTTTTTACTGTTAAAAAAAGTGGTGGAATGATGGAGTGAAACGTTACGAATCATAATAAAAACCCATTCAAACATCTATAATGCAAACTCTGTTCCTAAGTTTCAGGGCAAACTATTTATTTTCAGTGTATAATTACATTAGGATAAtcttaatttaaaatgtattttattttagcgTTTATTAAGTGGCACACTTGCAGTCTGCAAAAGAAGATAGCAAATTGCTGAGCCAGAAaggaattttttcctttccattataCATTAGAAGTGCCTTTATATAAATCTTTGGATCTTTAAAGGTTAAGAGCAGCATTAACCtttgta includes the following:
- the MAP2 gene encoding microtubule-associated protein 2 isoform X6, with the translated sequence MADDRKDEAKAPHWTSAQLTEASAHPHTPEIKDQGGAGEGLVRSANGFPYREDEEGAFGEHGSQGAYSNTKENGINGELTSADRETAEEVSARIVQVVTAEAVAVLKGEQEKEAQHKDQPAALPLAEETANLPPSPPPSPASEQTAAVEEGLLTASTMEFHDQQELTPSAAEPLDKKEEESQKQSKPGEDLEHAALVSPPETTDTSPDKKDMQGTEEEKAPPTLFGHPLGASLEDMKQKTEPSLVVPGIGLPAQPPAPKEQKDWFIEMPMEAKKDEWGLAAPISPGPLTPMKEKDVLDDIPKWEGKQFDSPMPSPFQGGSFTLPLDVMKHEIVAEASPFAPALLQPDDKKYLEETSGSATAKDSSTVEEPHKDKPDKMAEAPASEAITPPKDAHIPVVDECVPEKVLGEEKEEIKQDSVPKKETSILSAQEPTLTEKEPQLTLEQKTTISDKEAMPKESEPPKVTDEETSILQPSTEHIFSKEEQKSQEPTTDILKQDSFPVSLEQAITDSAMTSKTPEKVVTEPAALSEKSDTQDLFEEKVTDEDKKVEGVGAAASAEMEMPFYEDKSGMSKYFETSALKEEVTKSIQPGSDYYELSDARESAPESFDTVSPVYKNGDKALQAAKESQPSAPAQEAGYSTLAQSYPSDLPEEPSSPQERMFTIDPKVYGEKRDLHSKNKDDLTLSRSLGLGGRSAIEQRSMSINLPMSCLDSIALGFNFGRGHDLSPLASDILTNTSGSMDEGDDYLPATTPALEKAPCFPIESKEEEKQVEAEKATGEESTQVEASCESPFLAKDYYKNGTVMAPDLPEMLDLAGTRSRLASVSADAEVARRKSVPSETVVEESSTGLPPVTDENHVIVKTDSQLEDLGYCVFNKYTVPLPSPVQDSENLSGESGSFYEGTDDKVRRDLATDLSLIEVKLAAAGRVKDEFSAEKEAPPHIPGDKLGLGRELDQERRANDKLDTVLEKSEEHADSKEHAKETEEAGDKIEPFGIDVTHEHALAKELTVSKDASPLVAEKAEKGLSSVPEVAEVEPSKKAEPELDFAAKKADQGPLDVKISDFGQMAAGLTTDAGKAAELKPEAAQDLTPPSAAPQEAEAFLGVESGHLKEGAKVSETEVKEKVSKPDLVHQEAVDKEESYESSGEHESLTMESWKADEGKKETSPESSLTQDEIAIKLAVEIPCAPAASEADVAPEERADVQMEFIQLPKEESKETPDISVTPSDTTEPLPEAVAPEPAEAQSEEEEIEAQGEYDKLLFRSDTLQITDLGVPGVREEFVETCPGEHKGVIESVVTIEDDFITVVQTTTDEGESGSHSVRFAALEQPEVERRLSPRAEEELQVEEAAEAQAEPKDGSPEAPASPEREEVALSEYKTETYDDYKDETTIDDSIMDADSLWVDTQDDDRSVMTEQLETIPKEEKAEKETRRPSLEKHRKEKPFKTGRGRISTPERKIAKKEPSTVSRDEVRRKKAVYKKAELAKKTEVQAHSPSRKFILKPAIKYTRPTHLSCVKRKTTAAGGESTQAPSIFKQAKDKASSSTLSKIPALQGSTKSPRHSPACPSTTKRATFSDGVLIRPTSEGSTDCLAYSESGDKDGVPRSPEKRSSLPRPSSILPPRRGVSGDRDENSFSLNSSISSSARRTTRSEPIRRAGKSGTSTPTTPGSTAITPGTPPSYSSRTPGTPGTPSYPRTPHTPGTPKSAILVPGEKKVAIIRTPPKSPATPKQLRLINQPLPDLKNVKSKIGSTDNIKYQPKGGQVRILNKKIDFSKVQSRCGSKDNIKHSAGGGNVQIVTKKIDLSHVTSKCGSLKNIRHRPGGGRVKIESVKLDFKEKAQAKVGSLDNAHHVPGGGNVKIDSQKLNFREHAKARVDHGAEIITQSPGRSSVASPRRLSNVSSSGSINLLESPQLATLAEDVTAALAKQGL